A DNA window from Methanobrevibacter thaueri contains the following coding sequences:
- the wecB gene encoding non-hydrolyzing UDP-N-acetylglucosamine 2-epimerase, translated as MKIATILGTRPEIIKMAPIIDEIAKRGIDQIVLHTGQHYDKEMSDNFFRDLEIPSPDYNIHVGSASHGKQTGLMMKGIEEVLVSEKPDIVLVQGDTNAVLAGALVASKLHIAVGHVEAGLRSFDMTMPEEINRRVADVASSMYFVPTVESAINLLAEGFSRRNLIVTGNTVVDACFRHLEIAKKRGIEEESLSRLDIENMDNILTLTMHRAENVDDRKRVTSIIEALKELDQMNIIFPIHPRTKNTLQEFGLFDELDSLEHVHIIKPIGYLDFLQLTSASTLILTDSGGLQEEAITLDVPALTLRYNTERPETVTSGGNILVGSDKDAILEYVDRILSDEEFRDKMKNAPNPYGQGDSAKLTVDAIQEYYEKGLLDIKAPEDIMSSFSRKMALIDEDITVREFETKNDALIHMAYDGDEMRFPADDLNLNGMMITYDERE; from the coding sequence ATGAAAATTGCAACTATTTTGGGAACAAGGCCGGAAATCATTAAGATGGCCCCTATTATTGATGAGATTGCCAAAAGAGGCATTGACCAAATCGTTTTACATACAGGACAGCATTACGATAAGGAAATGTCAGACAATTTCTTCAGGGATTTGGAGATTCCATCTCCGGATTACAATATCCATGTTGGTTCCGCAAGTCACGGAAAACAGACCGGACTTATGATGAAGGGAATTGAGGAAGTTCTTGTCAGTGAAAAGCCTGACATCGTGCTTGTTCAGGGTGACACCAATGCAGTCCTTGCCGGAGCTCTTGTGGCATCCAAACTGCACATTGCGGTGGGCCATGTGGAAGCGGGACTCAGGTCATTTGACATGACAATGCCTGAGGAAATCAATCGCAGGGTCGCCGATGTTGCATCATCAATGTATTTTGTTCCTACAGTTGAATCAGCCATCAATCTTTTGGCTGAAGGATTTTCAAGAAGAAATCTTATTGTCACTGGAAACACTGTTGTCGATGCCTGCTTCAGACATTTGGAAATAGCCAAGAAAAGGGGCATTGAAGAGGAATCCCTTTCAAGGTTGGACATTGAGAATATGGACAATATACTGACCCTAACAATGCACAGGGCAGAGAATGTCGATGACAGGAAAAGGGTAACAAGCATTATTGAGGCTTTAAAGGAACTGGACCAGATGAACATCATTTTCCCGATTCATCCAAGAACAAAAAACACCCTACAGGAATTTGGGTTGTTTGATGAATTGGACAGTCTGGAGCATGTTCACATCATAAAGCCAATCGGTTATCTTGATTTTTTACAGTTGACTTCCGCTTCAACTTTAATTTTAACTGACTCAGGAGGATTGCAGGAGGAGGCAATAACTCTTGATGTGCCTGCTTTGACCTTAAGGTACAACACCGAAAGGCCAGAAACCGTAACATCAGGCGGAAACATTCTGGTGGGTTCAGACAAGGATGCGATTTTAGAATATGTTGATAGGATATTGTCCGATGAGGAATTCAGGGACAAAATGAAAAACGCTCCAAACCCATACGGCCAAGGCGATTCCGCAAAACTAACAGTTGATGCAATCCAGGAGTATTATGAAAAAGGTCTGCTTGACATTAAGGCTCCGGAAGACATCATGTCTTCATTTTCAAGGAAAATGGCCTTGATTGACGAGGACATCACAGTCAGGGAATTTGAAACTAAAAACGATGCCTTGATTCACATGGCATATGATGGCGATGAAATGCGTTTCCCGGCAGACGACTTAAACTTAAACGGGATGATGATTACTTATGATGAGCGAGAATGA